TAAGAAAATCTTAAGTGAAGAGAACTTTAGAAAGGGAAATATTCATACCCATTATTTAAGCTTCTAAACAGAGGAGAATAGAAAGCAAAAAGTAAGACTTTAAGGAAAATCAAGAATAAAAGGAAGGAACTAAGATGGAGGAAAGAATAGAGCCGGGCATAGGGATGGTAAAAGTTTCTGATGAGGTAGTTGGAATTATTGCCGGACTTGCTACTATGGAAGTAGAAGGAATTTCTGGAATGAGTGGAGGAATTGCTGATGGCTTTGCTAAACTTTTGACTGGTTCTCAGTTAACCAAAGGAGTAAAGATTGAAGTTGGAGAAAAAGAAGTCGCGATTGATGCTTATGTCATAGTTACTTATGGAGTAAATATACCTGAAGTAGCTTGGAAAGTGCAAGAAAATGTCAAGCAAGCAGTAGAAAAGATGACTGGTTTAATGGTGGCGGAAGTAAATGTATTTATTCAAGGAGTGTGTGTTAAAAACCAAGAGGATGAAGGGGTAAATAAAGAAGTTAGTTAAAAACAAAATAAACGGTTAGCCGTCAGGAAATAGCTATGACAGATTTGCTGTAAAATAAAAAAATGGCTTTTGTAACCCGCCTAAAATTAAGGGGTATTTTGCAGTAACTCTTATATCTATTATAGATAGCTAATAGCATAGATTATCTATTATAAATAGCTAAATATAAATAGCTAAATATAAATAGCTAAATATAGATAGCTAAAAACTGATGGTTAAATACTTACAAAATAAAAGACAAGGAGGAAAGCAGTGAAGATTTTAAGTAGAGTTTTTATAAGTTTATCTATATTAATCCTTATGGCGATAGGAGTAGTCCTTATCCTTAATAATAGCAGCTTATTTTCTTTCCAATTTTTTGTCGAAGATTACTTTAAAGAAAATATGGAGCTATTTTACTTAACGATAGGTATTGTCTTCTTTGTAGTAAGTTTCTTAGCTACTTATGTTACTTTTAGCGGCCACAAGAAAGACAAGGCTATCACTCTTTACGGAAAGTTTGGAGAGATAAAGATTGCTTTATATGCCTTAGAAGATTATATTAAAAGAATTTGCCTTAAAGAACCTTTTATCAAGACAGTCTCGGTTAATGTTTTCTTAAAGAAGAAGAACATTGTGGCTAAAATTAAAGCAGTTATTTGTTCTGGTTATAATATCCCAGAGATAATTTCTAAGATTCAAATTAATGTTAAAGGATTTTTAGAGAATGATCTTAATTTTAGTGAAGAAAGCGAAATTAAAATATTTATTTCTAAAATTCTTCCCTCGGAGGATAAAAAAAATATAGCTCTTAAAGAAAAGGAAGAAAAAGAAAGTAATTATTATGAACAATAAGTTATTAGAAAGAATTAAGACCTTAATTAATAAATATCCTGAAAGGTTTATGGGAGCAGCGTTAGGATTAATAGCAGGGTTGACAATTATTATCTTTGGAGCGCTAAAGACTTTTATTATCCTCTTCTGTATCTTAGTTGGTTTTTTTATTGGTAAATTACGAGAAATGTAAGTACCTAAATGCAGAGAGAAAAAGAAGATCTTAAAGAGAAGTTCAAGCAAATTATTGATGCTAATGCCAATCGAGCTAGAGAAGGAATCAGAGTTATAGAAGAAGTAGCTCGTTTTATTTTAGAAGATAAAGATTTAACGATTAGATTAAAAGAAATTAGACACCAGATTACTAAATATATTAAGGAATTAAATCCTGATAAGCCCTTTATCTTTAGCCGAGAAAGTAGTTCTGATTTAGGAGCTAAGATTAATTTAGATAGCGAAAAGAAGCGATTTGGTTTATCTTGCTTAATAGAGGCCAATTTTAAGAGAGTGGAAGAAGCAATCAGGGTTTTAGAAGAGTTTTTAAAGGTTTATCAGGAAGAAGAGAGTAATAAATTTAAAGATTTAAGATTTGAAGTTTACCAAGTAGAAAAGGAACTGAATTTAATCATAAATGAACATTATAGATAAATACCTAACTCTTTCAGAGAGTAAAGACCAAGATAAAGAAAAAAAGATTGACTCTTTACTTAAAGAACCAAGAGCTAAGTATCTCATGGAGATACTTAGCTTAGGATTAAATGCTTATCAAGGGAAAGATTATCAAGAATCTTTAGCTTATCTGGCTTTAGCTAATAAATTATCAGGTTATGAAAGTTGTCGGTTATTAGAGACAATATATGTGGTCGGAGAGACTACCGGTGACTTTACCGAGGTCTTAAATGCAATCGTTAAATTTGCTCGCCAGGCTTTTAAGAGCCAGCGGTTTGATCTGGCTTTAGAAGCTTACAGTGTAATCTATGCTGAATTATTTAGCAGAAAGTATGATCCTCAAGGTTTGGATGAGGACCTATCCAAGGAAGCAGAAGAAGCTTATCGAGAAATAACCGGGGTTTGTAAAAAAAAGATAGCTTATTTACTTAAAAAACCAACCAAAAAGAAAGATAAGATAAATTTAGCTCATGTGGTAGGAAATTTAATTGATGACACTCATTCTCCTTCTAAGTTAGTCAAGGGCTTTATTAATTTCCATGATTATGAAAGATTTAATTTATCTGTCTTTTCTTCTGAAGTCTATGTAAAAAGAGACAACCCCTGCTTTCCTGTTTATAACACACTACCTTCTAGTTATAGGCGGGCACCGAAATTAGTTAGTTTAATGAAGGAAAAGAAGGTGAAATTCTTTGCTACCCCGGTAGATGGTTCTCAGACTGAAAGTGCTTTAATTTTAGCTCAAGAGTTAATCTCCAATGATATTGATATTGCTATATTTCACTCCAGTATGGCTTCTTCTATTGATTGTATTGTGGCTGGCCTAAAGACAGTTCCCTTACAGATAGTTTTAAGCCATGGAGGTGATGTTCGGAGTGGAGGAATAGATGCTGTTTTATATCTTAATGAGACCCCTTACGAGGTAAATAAGGATTATTGGAAAAAGAGAGGAGTAAAAGCATTTTCCTTAGAGGGTTTTTTTGATGTAGATGAAGAATTAAAAGGCACTTTACCTAAGAAAGAAGAGTTTAATATTCCAAAAGAAGCTAAGGTCTTAATTACAGCTAGTAATCATTTAGAGAAAAGGTTAAGCGAAGAGTTCTTAGAAGTAGTAGTGAAGATCTTAAAAGAAAATAAAGAAGCTTATTACTTAGTAGTAGGAAGGGGAAATCTTGATAAACAAAAAGATCTTTTACAGAGAGCCGGAGTGGTCGAGAGGGTAATATTTACTGGACCTCGGCAAGATGCTCCTTTATTAATCAAGATGGCTGATGTCTATTTAAATGAATTTCCTGCCGGAGGTGGGTTTACGACTTTAGAAGCTATGGCAGCCAAGAAACCAATTGCGGCTATGAATTATAGCCAAGAACATACTCAATGTATTGCGGCTAATTACATAGGCAAGGATTTGGCCATTAAGAGTAAAGATTATCAAGGTTACCTTGAATTGACTAATAAACTAATTAGAGATGAAGAGTATCGGCTAAGTATTGGTGAAAAAATGAGAAAGAGGTACGAGGAAAAGCATTCTCCTCTTGAAGTAGTAAGAGATTATGAAGAAGTAATCTTAAAATTATATCAAAATGCCCTATGAGGAAGAATTAAGAGATTAGACAGGAATATAAAAAAATAAATAAAGATGATTTATTGATTTATCCAATCATTGATGATAACTTTGTAGAAAGAGATCAGGTTTTAGAAGTAGCTTTTAACTTTATAAAGAGTGGCATCAAGGTCTTTCAATACCGAGCTAAGAATACTTCCTTAGAAGATATTTTATCTTTAAGTTATGATTTGACAAAACTTTCCCAAAAGCATAAAGTAAGGTTTATTGTTAATGATTATCTGGAGATAGCTTTAAAGGTAAAAGCAGATGGGGTTCATTTAGGACAAGATGATGTCGACCCCAAAAAGGCCAGGGAGATTTTAGGGCTCGATAAGATTATAGGTATCTCTACGCATACTTTAAAACAAGCCCAAGAAGCCAAAATCAATGGAGCAGATTATATTTCCTTTGGCCCCATCTTTAAAACTTCTACTAAAAAGGATGCTTTTAAAGTAAGAGGAGTTGAACTTTTAAGAAGAGTTATTTTAAGGGTAGATCTTCCCATAGTCGCGATTGGTGGAATTAATCGTGAAAATATGAAAGAAGTATTAGGGACAGAAGTAAGTGGAATAGCTTTTATTGCAGAGATCTATAAATCGCCTGAACTTTTAAATAATTTACTAAGCTTAAGGGACATAGCTTACAATACCAGAAAAAGAAAAGATTAAGATGACTCAAATAGAGAACGCTAAAAAAGGAATTATCACCGAAGAAGTAAAGCAGCTTTCCCAAATAGAGGAGCTAAGAGAAGAAGAGATAAGTAAATTAGTAGCTGAAGGCAAAATAGTTATTCCTTGTAATAAGAAGAGAAAAAAGAAGATTGAAAGGTTATCTGGAATAGGAAAAGGTTTAAGGACTAAAGTAAATGTCAATATTGGCACTTCTCCTGAGTGTCTAAGAATTGACAAGGAGGTTGAAAAGGTAAAAGTTGCTGTTAAGTATGGGGCTGATGCCATCATGGACTTAAGCATAGGGGGAGATTTAGATAAGATGAGGGAAGAAGTAATTAATAATTCTTCTCTGCCCTTAGGAACAGTTCCTATTTATCAAGCGATGATTGAAGAGATTAAAGAAAGTGGAGATGCTCGAAACTTAAAGATTAATAAGATATTGAAGGTGATTGAAAGACAAGCTAAAGACGGGGTAGACTTTATAACCATTCATGCTGGGGTAACTAAAGAGGCTTTAAAGAGATTGGAGACTCAAAAAAGAATATTAGGAGTAGTAAGCAGAGGAGGTTCTTTTTTATTAAGTTGGATCAAATATAATCAAAGAGAAAATCCTATCTATCAAGGATTTGATGAAATATTAGCCATTGCTAAAGAGTATGATCTTGTCTTAAGTTTAGGGGACGGACTGAGACCTGGATGTGTTTATGATGCTACCGATCAAGCTCAAATTCAAGAACTTATTATCTTAGGAGAGCTTACCAAAAGGACATTAGAGCAAGGTGTTTCGGTAATGATTGAAGGACCGGGGCATATGCCGATGAATCAAATAAAGGCTAATGTGATTTTAGAAAAAGAATTATGCCTATCTGTTCCTTTTTATTGTTTAGGCCCTTTGGTTACAGATATTGCCCCAGGTTATGATCATATTACGGCCGCTATCGGTGGGGCGATAGCTGCTTTTTCTGGAGCTGATTTTTTATGTTATGTGACTCCTTCTGAGCATTTAGGTTTACCAGGAATAGAAGAGGTAAAAGAAGGGATTATTGCTTTAAGAATAGCTGCTCATGCGGCTGATCTTTCTAAAGGAATAAAAAAGGCCTTAGATTGGGATATAGCTATCAGTAAGGCTCGCAAAAATTTAGATTGGAAATCTCAAATAAGTTTAGCTATAGATCCGATAAAAGCTAATAGAGATAGAGAAAGGTTATCAAGAGGAGATAGCTTAACTTGTAGTATGTGTGGGGAATTTTGTGCAATAAAGATGGCTGAAGGAAGCATAGGGACAAAATGATCTACCTAAAACCTTTTCAGAGAAAAAAATCCATAGAAAGAGCTTGTCATGATACCAAAGTCAGGAAGATGGTTGACTGCATTCCAACCATTATTTCTAAAGATACCCAAAGAGCAGTCATTAATATTTTAGAGCAGATTACGGAGAATGCAAAAGCAGGAAAAGTAACGGATAATCATGAAATAAGATTATATGCAAAGAGATTGGTGGAAGAAGTTATCTCTAATCAAAGTGCGATGGTGAATTTAGAAAAGATTAGAAATTATGATAAATATACTCTTATTCATTCTATAAATGTGTGCTTACTTTCGGTCTTAACTGGTTTTGAACTAAATTTTTCTCACCAAGAATTAGAAGAATTAGCCTTAGGTGCTATTCTTCATGATTTAGGCAAGATCTTAATCAAGGACTCTATCTTAAATAAGAGTGATGAATTAAATAGTTTGGAATTTGAGGAAATGAAAAAGCATCCTTATCATAGCTATTGCTTTCTCTCCGAAGACACTACCATAGGAGAGATTCCTAAAGTTATTGCTTATCAGCATCATGAAAGATATAATGGCTCTGGCTATCCTCGAAGCTTATCGGGAAACCAAATTAATGATTATGCGGTAGTAACAGCTTTAGCTGATGTTTATGATGCTTTAACTACTGATAGAATATATCGAAAAGGATTTCTTCCTTATGAAGCAATGAAGATTATCTTAAGCTCTAGTCCTCAAATGTTTTGTTCAAAAATTACTAAAGCTTTTGTCCAAAGTATTTCTATTTATCCTTCAGGGAGCTTAGTTAAGTTAAATACCGGCGATATTGGAATAATTATTAGGGTTAACAAGAAATCGCTCTTACGTCCAGTGGTAAGATTATTGCTCGCTCCTGGTAAAGAAAGCTATAAAGAGATAAACGATCTAGATCTTTCCAAGGAATTAGATTACTATATTACTAGCCCCATAGAAATGGAAATATGTTAGGGTAAAAAAATACAAGGGCGGCTGTATAGCTGTATATTAGGAAAAGACGGAAAGATTTACTCCCATAGAAATCTCATAGAAACCGAAATATGTTAGGGTAAAATATAAGGGGGAGATGATATGTATAGTACCGATGGATATCTATTCTTAGTCTCATCAATCATTTATTTAATTATCTTTGGTCTCTTTCTTTCTAATTCGAGACTTCTTAAAGAAAATAAGGCTTTTCTCTTTTTATGTCTTATTTCATTGGTGTATTGTTTTGGATCCTATGGATTTTTAAAGATTAAATTAGAAGATGATTTTTGGTATTGGCAGAAGATTATTCGCGTTAGTTCTTTATTATTACCAGCTACTATCTTGATGTTTATGATCAAGACTACTAAAAAGAAGAGTAAGATAAATGGTTGGCTGGTTATTTTAGGTTACTTAATCTCTTTGGCTTTAATCTTAGCAGAAAGAAAAGGGGTATATATTAAAGGCTTCATTAAAGAAAAAGATTTAATAATTCCTGAGGCAGGTAAATATTTTAGTTACATTATAGGATACTATGTTATTTATGGTAGCTATACTATCTATTTATTGATAGATTATTTTAAAGATTTAAAGCATCTAAACGAAAAAAGATATACCAGAACTCTTATTTTAGCTTTCTTGTTATTTGTCCTTGCTTGTGGCTTAAATGTTTTAAGTTTATATACCAAGAGAATTGGCTTTTTATCAGAAGTAACCATTTTTGCCACCACTTTATTTGTTTTATTTTCTATCGTTAAGCATAATCTATTGCAGGTAAACTTAATAATAAGAAAAAGTTTTATTTATGCTTTTTTGACCATCACCATAACTTTTATCTTTCTAATAAGTGTTCTTTTATTAGAAAGAGTCTTTGAATATGTTTTTGGCTTTCATTCTTTCTTGCCTACGATAATGTTTGTTTTAATTATGGCTTTAATTTTTCAACCCTTGAAGAACAAACTCCAATTATTTATTGATCAGGTCTTTTTTAAGGAAGGTGAAGACAAGCAGAAACTAATAAGAAATTTAAGTAAGAATGTTGCTACTATTTTAGATCAAAAGGCATTATTGACTTCAATAATTAATATTATCACCGCTATTATCAGCACAGAGAAAGTCTCCATTTTTTTATTAGATCAAAAGAAAAAGAAATATTTTATCTATACTCAGGAAGGTTTACAGAAAGAAGAGATAAGTTTTAGTTTTATTAATTCGCTTCTGGTTTTTTTAGAAGAAGAGAAAAAAGAAGTTTTAGTTTCCCAGCTTAAAGAAGAAGAGATGAAAAAGAGTAATGTTTATGTGAACTTAAAAGAAGATATGGATAAAATAAAGGCTGAGATTTGCATTCCTATTACCTATAGAACAAATTTATGGGGATTTTTTTCTTTAGGGAGAAAGTTATCAGAAACTACTTATAGCAATGAAGATGTTGATACTTTATGGATGTTAGCTAACGAAACTGCTATCTCCTTGGAAAATATTCGATTTCATAATAATGCCAAAGAACAATTTTTGTCGGCGATAAAATCTTTAGTTAGCCTTAATGAAACCAGAAATCCTTACCTTAAAGAGCATGGAAAAAATGTAGCTTACTATTCAGCCGAAGTAGCTAAAGAATTAGGACTATCTTTAGAAGTAATTAAATCTATTGAGGATGGAGGAAATTTGCATGACATCGGCATGTTTGGGATAAATGACGAAGTATTAAAAAAAGAAGATAAATTAACGGAAGAAGAGTTCGCTCTGATTAAGAATCATCCCAAGATAGGCAAAGATTTTTTAGTTTCTCATTTATTTCCAAAGGAGATTTATGATGCTATCTCTGGCCATCATGAAACATTATCTGGCGATGGATATCCTAATGGATTAGCAGGAAATGCAGTCTTAATGGCGGCGAGAATTGTAGCGGTAACTACGGCTTATAATGCCATGAGGTCAGATCGACCTTATCGAAAAGCCTTAAGCAAAAAAGAAGCAGTTCATGAGCTTTTAATGAGTAGCGGCAAAAGATTTGATAAAAAAATAGTCGATATCTTAGTTAAAGTATTAGATAAAGAAGATCAAAGAAAGATAGCTTAAAAATGACTATAAAAAAGATACTCAAATGCCTCGATGTCAAAGGTTGTTCAGCTGGATATTATTTAAAATGCCCAGCTTATAAAATAGAAAAAAGTTGCTGGGAAGTACCTGCTGTTCCTTGTTGCAAGCGAAATAATAAAGAAAGGTGTGTCCCTTGTCCTGTTTACCTTCGAGCTGGTCAAAAAGAAGAATAAAAGGGTCAAACTTCAAAATTTAGTCAACAAAATACCAAGATAAACTTGCCCAAAAGAGGACCAAGTCAAGAGGTTATCTAAATAAGTTAGGTGTATATAGCACAAGCTAAAGCATATTCTTGGCAATGAGAAAGAGTAATCAAGAGCTCTCCTTGGCTAGACATCTTTTTAGCTTTACCTAAAAGATTAATCTCAGGTTTACCCTGCTGGTCTTTAATAACTTCTATTTCCTTAAGGAAAATTTTACCAAAACCTATCCCAAAAGCTTTTAAAACTGCTTCTTTAGCGGCAAATCTTACTGCTAAATGTTGATAAACATTAGATTTCTTTTGGCAATAAGTTAATTCATTTGCAGTAAAGACTCTTTTTAAAAAGCGGTCTCCCCAACGTAAAGTGGCCTTCCTTATTCTTTTAACCTCAATGACATCTACTCCTAAACCTTTGATCATAGTTTAATCCAAAACTCCTAAGACTGTACCTTTGGATATCTGGTGTCCTCTTAGAAATTGAGAGGTAGGCAGAGGTCTACCTCCTTCTAATTGAACTAAGGTGACTAAGATAAAATCGAACTTAGTGGCTACTAAAAATCCCTCTTTGGTAATCTCGGTAATGGTTCCGGGAAAAAAAGAATTATCACTTAAAGAAGAAGATAATTGAGAAGGAAGTGTGGTTAATATCTTAAGTTTTTTACCCTGAAGATAAGTAAAAGCTCCTGATTTAGGGGAAAAGGCTCTAATAAAATTATGGATATCATTAGCTGGTTGAAACCAGTTTATCTTTAAACTTTCTTTTTTAAAAGATGGAGCGTAAGAAACTTGGGTTTCATCTTGAGGAAGACGAGGAGCTTTGGTATCTTGAATGAGTTGGATAGCTTTTAAGAGTAACTTAGCTCCTTTTTGAGCTAATATCTCATGTAAGATTCCAAAGTTGTCAAATAAAGAGATCGGATGTTCTTTTTGTAAAACAATATCCCCCGCATCTAATTGCTTGGTTACCCAGGCAATAGTATTTCCAGTAACTTTTTCTCCCTTTATTAAAGCCCAGTTAATTGGAGCTGCTCCTCGATACTTAGGAAGCAGTGAAGCATGAAGATTGATACTGCCTTTTTTAGGAAGTGATAAGATCTGATCAGGGATAATTTGACCATAAGCTATAATGACAATTAAATCTAAATTAAGACCATTAATAAGCTCATAAGCAGATTGACTCTTGATAGATTTAAATTGCCACACCGGGATATTTTTCTTTAAAGCTAAAATCTTAGTAGGAGGACTTTGAAGTTTATAACCCCGGCCACTTGGCTTATCTACCTGGGTAATTAGTCCTAAAATTTGGTGGTTACTCCCAAGGAGTGCCTCTAAGGAAGGCAGAGCAAAGTTAGAAGTAGCCATTATTAAAATACGCATGGATCTCTCCTAAAAAGACCTTGGTTGAGTAAATTTTTTAAGATTTTCCAAAGTATCTTTTTTTTGCTGGAATTTCCTAATACTTCTTTGGTTTTTTATTAGTTGAATTATAAACATAATTTAATTAGAGGTATCTTTTTAACAAAAATTGTAATTTTTCTTTGGTCTTCTCAGGAATTAAGTGGGAAGGAGTAATAATAGCGTCTTTTAAAGCATTCTGGCAAGAACAGTAAGAAGTGTTAGCTACTTGAGGAATAATTTCTTTGAGGATGTTTTTAGCTTTTTCTATATTTTTATTTAAATTGTTGATTACCATTTCTATAGTTACTTCCCCGCTTTCATGCCAAACATCATAATCAGTTACCATGGCCATGGTGCTATAACAAATTTCAGCTTCCCGGGCTAATTTAGCTTCAGGGATAGCAGTCATACCAATAATATCTGCACCTAAAAGCCGATAACTTCTTGATTCTGCTTTAGTAGAAAATTGAGGCCCCTCGATACATAGATACGTACCTCCATTATGAGTATCATAATTTAGCTCTTGACAAGCCTGATAGATAATCTTATTTAAAGTAGAGCAATAAGGAGAAGCCATTCCGACATGGGCTACAACACCGTTTCCAAAGAAAGAAAGGGCCCGAAAACGAGTCTGGTCAATGATTTGATCAGGTATTAAGATATCCAAAGGCCTGACTTCTTCTTTAAGGCTGCCAACTGCACTAATACTAATAATCTTTTCCACACCAAGGCTCTTTAAGGCATAAATATTAGCCTTAACATTAATTTCTGTAGGCATAATTCGATGTCCTTTACCATGGCGAGGGAGAAATGCTACTGAAGTATCATTGATGACGCCTATGGTAATTTCATCAGAAGGATGGCCAAAAGGAGTGTCTATTTTAAGAGAGGTGATATTTTCCAGACCTTCTAATTGATAAAGACCACTTCCACCCAATATTCCTACTTTAATTTCTTTGATCATGAATTACCTCCATTTACTAAGTTATCAAGAAAAATCTTATTGAGCCTTAATTAATAAAATTAATACCTTAAAATTAGCCAAAGTGCAATATTAATCTAACTTTTTTAAAGTTAATTCTTGAAGCATCTGATTGTATCTTTCTATAATTATCTTCCAGTCATATCTTTCTTCTACTAAGGAACGAGCATTCTTGCCTATTTCTTTTCTTAGGTTTTTATTCTTGATCAAAGTTACTACTTTTTGGGCAAAATCTTCTGGCTGATCGGCAATCATAATATCTTTAAGATTAGTTACTTCTATTCCTTCGCAAGCAATAGTGGTAGCAACGACGGCACATTCCATAGACATAGCTTCTAATATCTTTAAACGAGTGCCACTTCCTGAAAGCAAAGGAGCTACTAAGATAGAATTACTTAAGTAAGGTCGGCTATCTTCTACAAATCCAAGATATTCTACGTTAGAATCAATCTTAAATTGCTCTATCTTTACCTCTCCAGGGTTTCCAATAATGAAGAATTTAAAGTCGTTAATTTGATCTCTAATCATAGGATAGATAGATTTGATAAAGTATTGCAAAGCTGTTAAATTAGGAGGATGGAGAAGTCCTCCTAAAAAAGTAATCTTATTTTCTTCATTTTTCTTTGATTTTGCATAAAAAGAGGTATCGACTCCATTAGGTAAAACTAAAATACTCAAGCGAGGTAGGGATTTTTTTAAGATAAGCTGGTCGTTTTTAGACATGACAAGACATTGGTCATATTTAGGCAACCAGCAAAGCTCTTGTTTTTTAAAATTTAGCCAATTTTTAAGCTCTTTCCACTTTTCTACCAGATGGGGAGTAGTAAGAAAACGACGATAATGAGTGATGTGAGCGAGGTCGTGAGCAACGATGATAGAAGGGATAAAAATATCCTTAGGCAAGAAACAAGCGAGTTGGGAAAATTCTATTTGAAGAAGATCGAAATTACCTTTTTTTAGAATTTCTTGGATAGCAAAAGAGAGTTCTTTGGAGGTTATAGTTTCAAAGTGAAAAGGATTTAAAATTTGAAGAACATAGATCAATCTTCTTAAATTTTTACTAAAATAATTTAATTCTCCCCTGTATAGGACCGGATAAATAGTAACATTACTCCAGAGATTTTTAAGTTTTCTTAAATGATGATCCTCTTCTTGGGTGATCAAAGAGATTAAAGTAATCTGGTGGCTCTTTCGTAAGCCATCGATAATGTTAAATATTCTGGTCTTGCCTCCAGAATCTAATGGGTAGGGGAAAAAAGGAGAAACAATCAAGATTTTCATAAAAATTATTTTAGTAAGATTGGCTCATCCGGATTATGGTGCAAAGGAAAAGGATAGGGTTAAACACTCATAGAGAAGAACATCCCTGGATGATCTTAAGAACTGCTAGATCCTTTGGATATTAGAGAATAATTTTACTTCCAATCTTAACTTATGTCAACGATTTCTTTTTCTATTGTCAAGGCAAAATAGGACATTTATTTACAAAGTTGGGGAATTCATTTTTTACTTGCTTAGTAAATATGCTTATGTTATATTTAGGTATCAGTTTAAAAAGACTGGACCTCTGGCCAGGGTGAAGTTTGTTTCTTGATTTTCGAGGTAGCATTCTTGAGTACCATAGGAGCAAAGCCAATAGGAAAGATAGTTCTAAGTATTAGCCATGGCTATTTTGTTTGGAGTTAAAAATTAATTTGCTCTATGTCAATTTCAGTTAATAGATTAATTCTTAAAAAGGGGGTTTCTTGTGAAGATCTCAGTATTTGGGGCAGGATATGTAGGGTTAGTTACTGGCACCTGTCTTTCTGACTTAGGAAATGAAGTGATACTGGTCGATATTAATGAGGAAAGAATAAATAACTTAACCAAGGGCATCTTACCTATTTATGAGCCTGGGTTAGAAGAAATAGTTAAAAGAAACTACGAAAAAAATCGCCTCTCTTTCACCACTGATTCAGTTTATGCTATTCAAAATGCCGAGATTATCTTTATTGCT
Above is a window of bacterium DNA encoding:
- a CDS encoding HD domain-containing protein, whose translation is MYSTDGYLFLVSSIIYLIIFGLFLSNSRLLKENKAFLFLCLISLVYCFGSYGFLKIKLEDDFWYWQKIIRVSSLLLPATILMFMIKTTKKKSKINGWLVILGYLISLALILAERKGVYIKGFIKEKDLIIPEAGKYFSYIIGYYVIYGSYTIYLLIDYFKDLKHLNEKRYTRTLILAFLLFVLACGLNVLSLYTKRIGFLSEVTIFATTLFVLFSIVKHNLLQVNLIIRKSFIYAFLTITITFIFLISVLLLERVFEYVFGFHSFLPTIMFVLIMALIFQPLKNKLQLFIDQVFFKEGEDKQKLIRNLSKNVATILDQKALLTSIINIITAIISTEKVSIFLLDQKKKKYFIYTQEGLQKEEISFSFINSLLVFLEEEKKEVLVSQLKEEEMKKSNVYVNLKEDMDKIKAEICIPITYRTNLWGFFSLGRKLSETTYSNEDVDTLWMLANETAISLENIRFHNNAKEQFLSAIKSLVSLNETRNPYLKEHGKNVAYYSAEVAKELGLSLEVIKSIEDGGNLHDIGMFGINDEVLKKEDKLTEEEFALIKNHPKIGKDFLVSHLFPKEIYDAISGHHETLSGDGYPNGLAGNAVLMAARIVAVTTAYNAMRSDRPYRKALSKKEAVHELLMSSGKRFDKKIVDILVKVLDKEDQRKIA
- the acpS gene encoding holo-ACP synthase yields the protein MIKGLGVDVIEVKRIRKATLRWGDRFLKRVFTANELTYCQKKSNVYQHLAVRFAAKEAVLKAFGIGFGKIFLKEIEVIKDQQGKPEINLLGKAKKMSSQGELLITLSHCQEYALACAIYT
- the fmt gene encoding methionyl-tRNA formyltransferase, with the protein product MRILIMATSNFALPSLEALLGSNHQILGLITQVDKPSGRGYKLQSPPTKILALKKNIPVWQFKSIKSQSAYELINGLNLDLIVIIAYGQIIPDQILSLPKKGSINLHASLLPKYRGAAPINWALIKGEKVTGNTIAWVTKQLDAGDIVLQKEHPISLFDNFGILHEILAQKGAKLLLKAIQLIQDTKAPRLPQDETQVSYAPSFKKESLKINWFQPANDIHNFIRAFSPKSGAFTYLQGKKLKILTTLPSQLSSSLSDNSFFPGTITEITKEGFLVATKFDFILVTLVQLEGGRPLPTSQFLRGHQISKGTVLGVLD
- the mtnP gene encoding S-methyl-5'-thioadenosine phosphorylase; amino-acid sequence: MIKEIKVGILGGSGLYQLEGLENITSLKIDTPFGHPSDEITIGVINDTSVAFLPRHGKGHRIMPTEINVKANIYALKSLGVEKIISISAVGSLKEEVRPLDILIPDQIIDQTRFRALSFFGNGVVAHVGMASPYCSTLNKIIYQACQELNYDTHNGGTYLCIEGPQFSTKAESRSYRLLGADIIGMTAIPEAKLAREAEICYSTMAMVTDYDVWHESGEVTIEMVINNLNKNIEKAKNILKEIIPQVANTSYCSCQNALKDAIITPSHLIPEKTKEKLQFLLKRYL
- a CDS encoding glycosyltransferase family 4 protein produces the protein MKILIVSPFFPYPLDSGGKTRIFNIIDGLRKSHQITLISLITQEEDHHLRKLKNLWSNVTIYPVLYRGELNYFSKNLRRLIYVLQILNPFHFETITSKELSFAIQEILKKGNFDLLQIEFSQLACFLPKDIFIPSIIVAHDLAHITHYRRFLTTPHLVEKWKELKNWLNFKKQELCWLPKYDQCLVMSKNDQLILKKSLPRLSILVLPNGVDTSFYAKSKKNEENKITFLGGLLHPPNLTALQYFIKSIYPMIRDQINDFKFFIIGNPGEVKIEQFKIDSNVEYLGFVEDSRPYLSNSILVAPLLSGSGTRLKILEAMSMECAVVATTIACEGIEVTNLKDIMIADQPEDFAQKVVTLIKNKNLRKEIGKNARSLVEERYDWKIIIERYNQMLQELTLKKLD